DNA sequence from the Malus sylvestris chromosome 10, drMalSylv7.2, whole genome shotgun sequence genome:
AATATGCACGCTTACTTAAAGTTCTTCAAATGCCTCCCAGAAATTTTGGATACTTTTTTCAAATCTGCTCTCCACTGGGTCACCTTCTCTTTGTCTTCGGTACTAATGAACTTTTCTTCATGGTCAGCGAAGTCTTTGGCAAAAGACCCCCTCTGATTTCCTACGTCGGAGGGATCCACGTCATGAAAAATTGGCAGAAGTGCGTTCCTGATTTCCATGCATTGAACAATGTATGTGAGTTCTTCCAAGCACCATTTGGAAGAAGCATAGTTTGGCGAGAGAACAACGATTGCTGTATGTGATGCTTCAATTGCACTTCGGAGCTCCGGATGAATTCTTGTTCCTCCTTCAAGCTCCTGGTCGTCAATGAAAGTTCTAATCCCTTGTCGTTGCAATTCGTGGTATAAATGGGAGACAAAACCCTTGC
Encoded proteins:
- the LOC126587889 gene encoding toll/interleukin-1 receptor-like protein, whose product is MALSTQRAYVSLRSAEPAPPWEYDAFLSFRGVDTRKGFVSHLYHELQRQGIRTFIDDQELEGGTRIHPELRSAIEASHTAIVVLSPNYASSKWCLEELTYIVQCMEIRNALLPIFHDVDPSDVGNQRGSFAKDFADHEEKFISTEDKEKVTQWRADLKKVSKISGRHLKNFKDERKLIEDIIKWVWEKVQATLTPTDSSWKLVGTDYALKQLNMLLAHDANDVRFIGITDA